In Burkholderia pseudomultivorans, the DNA window GGCCTGACGTCGGTCCGCTGCTCCGAGGAAAACTGACCGGCGCGGCGGCCGGAACGCGCGATGCTCGTGCAGCAGGCCGCGATGGGCGGCTGACCAAGGAGCGAAACATGACATGTGTATCGGAAGTGATGACGCGCGACGCCGCGACCATCGGCCCGACGCAGAGCCTGCGCGAGGCGGCGAAGCTGATGAGCGAGCTGAACGTCGGCGCGCTGCCCGTCTGCGACGGCACCCGGCTGATCGGCATGCTGACGGATAGGGACATCGTCGTGCGTGCGGTGTCGATGGGCGTGCCGCCCGACGAGCGTGTCGAGGGCGTCGTCAGCGGACCCGCGAACTGGTGTTACGAGGACGACGACATTTCGGCGGTGCAGAAGAAGATGGAAGACGCGCAGATTCGCCGCGTCCCGGTGGTGGACCGGCAGAAGCGGCTGGTCGGCATCGTCGCGCTCGGCGACCTCGCCACTGCCGCGGACGGCGGGATGTCGTCGACGCTCGGCGCGGTGTCGGCGCCGTCGCGGCCGGATCGCTGATCGTTATGGCAAACAAGGAGAACCTCATGAACGAAGACAGGGAAACGCAGATCCGCGAGCGCGCGTACCGCTTGTGGCAGGCGGACGGCGAGCCGGACGGCCGGGCCGACGAATACTGGCAGCGCGCCGAGCGGCAGCTCGATGCGCAGGGCGACGGCGCGGACGCCCTCGCCGAGCCGGCGGCGGAAGTGCCCGCCGATCAGTCCGCGAAGCGCCGCATCCCGGGCGAGCCGCTGCAGGACATCGACGCCGTGCCGGCCAGCGAGGCTGCGCGCGAGAAGCGGCGCACGCGGTGAACCGCGGCGAGTGGCGAGCCGGTAAAGCGATGCGCGCGTGCGCGACCGGCTAGCCGTCCTCGCCCACCTCGACGGGATCCGGCAGGTCGGGCAACTCGTCGTGACGCGTGTCGTCGCGTTCCGGCGACGGCAGGTCCGGCATGGCGGTCGTGTCGTCGTCGTTCGGTGTCGGGTGGGTCGCGCTCATGATCGTCCTCCTCGGTGTCGAAAGGGCGCCGGCGCGCAGCCGGCATGCAGTCGTCGAGCATTGCGCGTGCCGCGCTCGGCGCGTGCCGCGCTCGGCGCGCGGCGCGCCCGGCGGCGTTGCGACGCGCATGGACGCGGGTGTGCCGGATGACGCGCCGCTTGTAATTTGTGGAGCGGATGCGTCGGCCGGCGTGCCGGCGGGGCACTCCGACGGCGGCATATCGCTTGCTGCGGCGGGATCGTCGGCCGCATCGGCGCGTCTCGTTTTCATTCCCCCTACACGTACCGGAGTCCATCATGTCGTCAGACGAAGTTTCCGAATCCCGTCGCAAGTGGATGCAAGGCACGACGGCCGGACTGGTCGCCAGCGTCGCGCTGCCGACGATCGCGCAGACGGGCGGGCCGCCCGACGCGGGCGACACGGCGCCGCGCGATCCGCGCCCGCTCTATCCGCATGCGCCGTTTCCGCAGCAGCAGCAGCCATGGCCGGGTCTCGCGGGCCGCATGACGCCGCGTCCCGATCACGGCGAGCGCAGCTATCGCGGCAGCGGGCGGCTCGACGGCCGCAAGGCGCTGATCACGGGCGGCGACTCGGGCATCGGCCGCGCGGTGGCGATCGCGTTCGCCAGGGAAGGCGCGGACGTCGCGATCGTCTATCTGCCCGACGAAGAACCCGATGCGCGCGAAG includes these proteins:
- a CDS encoding CBS domain-containing protein; its protein translation is MTCVSEVMTRDAATIGPTQSLREAAKLMSELNVGALPVCDGTRLIGMLTDRDIVVRAVSMGVPPDERVEGVVSGPANWCYEDDDISAVQKKMEDAQIRRVPVVDRQKRLVGIVALGDLATAADGGMSSTLGAVSAPSRPDR
- a CDS encoding DUF2934 domain-containing protein, producing the protein MNEDRETQIRERAYRLWQADGEPDGRADEYWQRAERQLDAQGDGADALAEPAAEVPADQSAKRRIPGEPLQDIDAVPASEAAREKRRTR